The following coding sequences lie in one Funiculus sociatus GB2-C1 genomic window:
- a CDS encoding Uma2 family endonuclease, whose translation MFPFKYPVPQTDPPRSPRETLPTMYDLPSEDPEEPGLPDEFHDLQPQLLSLTFHPPKYPASQVFSASDMNLYYDVRHAQWYKRPDWFGVVGVPRLYDEVDMRLSYVVWQEGINPFVIVELLSPGTKKEDLGENDEEKLPSESEDAGNGQLIQPQTENKPPRKWEVYEQILRIPYYVVFSRYTNQLRVFKLVGAHYQELDLQESRVWIPELELGLGLWQGEFQGIERLWLRWYDAQGNWILTEAEQALMQAEQERTEKAEALQQSEQERQRAEQAESRAEQAESRLESLIQRLRESGIDPDAFLNSQS comes from the coding sequence ATGTTTCCCTTCAAATACCCCGTCCCTCAGACTGATCCGCCGCGATCGCCCAGGGAAACCCTACCGACTATGTACGATCTACCCAGCGAAGACCCGGAAGAACCTGGTTTGCCCGATGAATTCCACGACTTGCAACCCCAATTATTGAGCCTTACTTTTCATCCTCCAAAATATCCGGCTTCGCAAGTCTTCAGTGCCAGTGACATGAACCTTTACTATGATGTGCGTCATGCTCAATGGTATAAAAGACCGGATTGGTTTGGCGTTGTGGGCGTACCTCGACTTTATGATGAAGTTGATATGCGCCTAAGTTACGTTGTTTGGCAAGAGGGAATAAATCCTTTTGTCATTGTCGAACTACTTTCGCCGGGTACAAAGAAAGAAGATTTAGGAGAAAATGACGAGGAAAAGCTGCCATCTGAATCTGAGGATGCAGGCAATGGGCAATTAATTCAGCCTCAAACTGAGAATAAACCGCCTCGAAAATGGGAGGTTTACGAGCAGATTTTACGCATTCCTTACTATGTGGTTTTCAGTCGTTATACCAATCAGCTACGAGTCTTTAAGCTGGTGGGGGCGCATTACCAAGAGCTAGATTTGCAAGAGTCGCGAGTTTGGATTCCTGAACTAGAATTGGGCTTGGGTTTGTGGCAAGGAGAGTTTCAAGGAATTGAGCGATTGTGGTTGCGTTGGTATGATGCTCAAGGCAATTGGATTCTGACTGAAGCAGAACAAGCTCTAATGCAAGCCGAACAGGAACGAACAGAAAAAGCAGAGGCTTTACAGCAGTCCGAACAGGAGCGACAGCGAGCTGAACAAGCGGAATCTAGGGCTGAACAAGCGGAATCTAGGTTAGAATCTCTAATTCAGCGACTCAGGGAATCGGGAATCGATCCTGATGCGTTTTTGAACTCTCAAAGCTAA